GGGCGGGCTTTGGTGCCGCGTTTGGCCCGGCTTTGATTCTGTCTTTATACTGGAAACGGATGAATAAAGCAGGAGCTCTGGCGGGGATCATCGTTGGGGGCGTGACGGTTGTGGTATGGAAACAGCTAAGCGGTGGCTGGTTTGATCTGTACGAGATCATCCCAGGCATGCTCTTTGCCTTTGTCGCCATTATCGGTGTTACGCTGGCAACACCGGCGCCAGCGCGTGAAACAGAAGAGTGTTTTGAAGAGTTCGAAACGGAATTAAAACGTTAAATAGTTAACGTTTAAGATAAAAAGCCCCGCGTAGCGGGGCTTTTTTTTTGCTTTTAATATTCTGTGCTATTTGTTGGTTTGTGTTTTTTATTACCTTATTTTTTGTTGTTTAGTGATTATATGTATTCAGAATAATCAAAAATAAAGGATCTTATCCTATTATATTGAAGATAATAGGGAATATGATTTATTAAGCGTGGCTACAATAGAGTGAAACAAAGATGGTGTCTCTGACGTTTTGAGTCGCTGATAATGATTGAAGGTGAAGCTATGACAAATACAACTGACCAGTTCCGGATAAAAATTCGTGATCATTACCTTGCTGAAGAGCGTCAGGTTATCCGTGATTTGGTTGCCAATGCGCGTATGACCGCAGAAGATCGGGATCAGATCTCTGCTAATGCGGCACAACTGGTGACCACAGTTCGTAACGAAAGCTCGCCTTCGATGATGGAAAAGTTTCTCGCAGAGTACGGCCTGACGACCAAAGAAGGTGTTGCTTTGATGTGCCTGGCTGAAGCGCTGTTACGGGTGCCTGATGCGGTTACTATCGATGCGCTGATTGAAGATAAAGTGGCTTCTGGCAACTGGGGCGAGCATCTGGGCAAGTCTCGTTCTTCTCTGGTTAACTCATCAACCTGGGCCTTATTACTGACTGGCAAGCTGATTGCTCCAACCGAAGATAAAGGTGTGACTCAGGCGCTACGGGGGATGATTAAGCGTTTGGGAGAGCCTGTTGTACGTACTGCAGTTGGTCAGTCTATGAAAGAACTGGGCCGACAGTTTGTTCTGGGCCGCACTATAGATGAGGCCACTAAGCGCGCGAGGAAATTAGAAAAACAGGGCTATTCATATTCCTACGATATGCTGGGTGAGGCCGCCCGTACGGATGCGGATGCCTTGCGTTATCACCAGTCGTACAGCGATGCTATTAGTAAGCTGACTCCAGCGTGTATTCATACTGATATTCGGATGAATCCGGGTATCTCGGTCAAGTTGTCTGCACTGCATGCCCGGTATGAGTTCGCACAGAAAGATCGGGTAATGGTCGAGTTGGTTGAGCGTACGAAAGCGCTGGCTCTGCAGGCGAAAGAAGCAAATATGGGTTTCAATATTGATGCAGAGGAACAGGATCGTCTGGATATCTCGCTCGATGTTATTGAAGCTGTATTGTCTGATGAGGCCTTAGCAGGCTGGGACGGTTTTGGCATAGTGGTTCAGGCGTTTGGTCCGAGAGCTTCATTTGTGCTGGATTGGCTCTACGATCTGGCAATTCGCCTGGATCGTAAAATCATGGTGCGCCTGGTTAAGGGTGCCTATTGGGATGCTGAAATTAAGCGAGCGCAGGAGATGGGTTTGGATGGTTTTCCTGTTTATACCCGCAAGGTTAATTCCGACGTATCTTATCTCTGTTGTGCTGAAAAATTGCTGGCGATGACCGATCGGATCTACCCACAATTTGCGACTCATAATGCTCATTCCGTTTCAGGCATTCTGCATTTGGCGCGTCATTTGAATCATGAAGATTTTGAATTCCAGCGTCTTCATGGCATGGGAGAGTCTCTGCATGACGCTGTACTGAAATCTGAAAATACTCGCTGTCGGATCTATGCACCGGTCGGGGCCCATCGGGATCTGTTGGCGTATCTGGTACGCCGTTTGTTGGAAAATGGGGCTAATAGTTCTTTTGTAAACCAGATTGTTGATACGCGTATTAAACCGGAGGAAATCGCCCGTGATCCTTTCTCCGCTGTTAGTGCTCTGGGTGAAAACATCAGCAGCAGTGCGATTTCACGCCCGGTTAACCTGTTTGGTGATAAGCGTGTTAATGCCCGTGGCTGGGATATCACAGATTCGGTTCAGGTTGAGGTGTTAGAAGCGCAACGACAGGAATTTAAAACGTTTAAGTGGACGGCTGCCCCTATAATCGCGGGCGAAGTGATGAGTACAGAATCCGTTGCCATTTATAACCCGGCGCTGCCTGATGACTGTGTCGGTCAGGTGACAAATACCTGTGCAGAAGATATTGAACTGGCTATTGAGGCCGCTCAGCAAGGTTATAACAGATGGTCACAAAAGAGTGCCGCAGAGCGG
The genomic region above belongs to Amphritea japonica ATCC BAA-1530 and contains:
- the putA gene encoding bifunctional proline dehydrogenase/L-glutamate gamma-semialdehyde dehydrogenase PutA, producing the protein MTNTTDQFRIKIRDHYLAEERQVIRDLVANARMTAEDRDQISANAAQLVTTVRNESSPSMMEKFLAEYGLTTKEGVALMCLAEALLRVPDAVTIDALIEDKVASGNWGEHLGKSRSSLVNSSTWALLLTGKLIAPTEDKGVTQALRGMIKRLGEPVVRTAVGQSMKELGRQFVLGRTIDEATKRARKLEKQGYSYSYDMLGEAARTDADALRYHQSYSDAISKLTPACIHTDIRMNPGISVKLSALHARYEFAQKDRVMVELVERTKALALQAKEANMGFNIDAEEQDRLDISLDVIEAVLSDEALAGWDGFGIVVQAFGPRASFVLDWLYDLAIRLDRKIMVRLVKGAYWDAEIKRAQEMGLDGFPVYTRKVNSDVSYLCCAEKLLAMTDRIYPQFATHNAHSVSGILHLARHLNHEDFEFQRLHGMGESLHDAVLKSENTRCRIYAPVGAHRDLLAYLVRRLLENGANSSFVNQIVDTRIKPEEIARDPFSAVSALGENISSSAISRPVNLFGDKRVNARGWDITDSVQVEVLEAQRQEFKTFKWTAAPIIAGEVMSTESVAIYNPALPDDCVGQVTNTCAEDIELAIEAAQQGYNRWSQKSAAERASCLQKFADLLEENAPELFTLTTREAGKTLLDAIGELREAVDFARFYALEAIRNETVGEARGVITCISPWNFPLAIFSGQVLAAIAAGNAVLAKPADQTPLVAARAVELMHQAGIPNDVVQLLPGSGIAVGAPLTSDSRIAGVCFTGSTVTAQRINRVMAENMAPEAPLVAETGGMNAMIVDSTALPEQVVRDVLASSFQSAGQRCSALRVLYLQKDIADNLLEMLFGAMDELRVGNPWALSTDVGPVIDQLAKDKIEAHCRKFSAQGRVMKSLAKPDEGLFVSPTVIKLDSIAELDEEIFGPVLHVVTFEADEIDDVVDAINNTGYGLTFGLHTRVDNRVAQICNRIKVGNIYVNRNQIGAIVGSQPFGGEGLSGTGPKAGGPQYVKRFMKTEATAEVESDLSATVGSAQLQEALDRLDNSGWVAKTDKSEQLQALFPQLDITFADLQQEAEPMPGPTGELNLLSSHARGVVLCLGPDLKSAIRQAVLALSQGNAVMVIAPNTEGKFQAATEAGLPVKAISGLLDPKALASVTGFAAVVSCADQATLHRYRVALASRDGVLIPLITERNAIERFTLERHLCVDTTAAGGNASLIAASE